One genomic window of Ruminococcus gauvreauii includes the following:
- a CDS encoding glucose-1-phosphate adenylyltransferase: MVKKEMIAMLLAGGQGSRLGVLTEKVAKPAVAFGGKYRIIDFPLSNCINSGVDTVGVLTQYQPLRLNAHIGIGIPWDLDKNVGGVTVLPPYEKSENSQWYTGTANAIFQNMDYMESYNPDYVLILSGDHIYKMDYEVMLDFHKANKADVTIATMPVPLEEASRFGIMITDETGRITEFEEKPENPRSNLASMGIYIFSWKTLKESLVALREQKGCDFGKHILPYCRDNGKRLFAYEFNGYWKDVGTLGSYWEANMELIDIIPEFNLYEEFWKIYTKGDIIRPQYISNDAVVEKSLISEGSEIYGEVHNSVIGADVTIEEGAIVRGSIIMRHCRIGAGTVIDKAIIAENVTVGSNVVMGAGEEALNVLKPAVYSFGLVTVGENSVIPSNVVIGKNTAITGTTTLEDYPGGELASGGAIIGKDGK; this comes from the coding sequence ATGGTTAAGAAAGAAATGATCGCTATGCTGCTTGCAGGAGGGCAGGGCAGCAGGCTGGGCGTATTGACAGAGAAAGTGGCAAAACCAGCAGTAGCATTTGGCGGCAAATATCGAATCATTGATTTTCCGCTCAGCAATTGTATTAATTCCGGCGTAGACACGGTAGGTGTATTAACACAGTACCAGCCATTGCGTTTGAACGCTCATATCGGAATTGGTATACCGTGGGATTTGGATAAGAATGTCGGCGGTGTAACAGTCCTTCCTCCGTATGAAAAAAGTGAAAACAGTCAGTGGTATACGGGCACCGCAAACGCAATCTTCCAGAATATGGATTACATGGAAAGCTATAATCCGGATTATGTCCTGATACTGTCAGGAGACCATATTTATAAGATGGATTATGAAGTGATGCTTGATTTCCATAAGGCGAATAAGGCAGACGTAACAATTGCTACGATGCCGGTGCCGCTTGAGGAAGCCAGCCGGTTCGGTATCATGATAACGGATGAAACCGGACGGATTACGGAATTTGAAGAAAAACCGGAGAATCCGAGAAGCAACCTGGCATCTATGGGTATCTACATTTTCAGCTGGAAGACATTGAAAGAGTCCCTGGTGGCGCTGCGGGAACAAAAAGGCTGTGATTTCGGCAAACATATCCTGCCGTACTGCAGAGACAATGGAAAGCGTCTCTTTGCGTATGAGTTCAATGGCTATTGGAAAGATGTCGGTACACTTGGTTCCTACTGGGAAGCCAATATGGAGCTTATTGACATCATACCGGAATTTAATTTATATGAAGAGTTTTGGAAAATTTATACAAAGGGCGATATTATCCGTCCTCAGTATATTTCAAATGATGCAGTGGTGGAAAAGAGTCTGATCAGTGAGGGATCTGAGATTTATGGCGAAGTACATAATTCAGTCATAGGTGCAGATGTCACGATTGAAGAGGGAGCCATTGTGCGCGGTTCGATTATTATGAGGCATTGTCGGATTGGTGCCGGAACCGTAATTGATAAGGCGATTATTGCGGAGAATGTTACGGTGGGCAGCAACGTGGTGATGGGAGCCGGAGAGGAAGCACTCAATGTGCTGAAACCGGCAGTCTACAGCTTCGGGCTCGTAACAGTTGGGGAAAACAGTGTGATTCCGTCTAATGTAGTAATCGGAAAAAATACTGCAATTACCGGTACGACCACGCTTGAAGACTATCCGGGCGGAGAGCTTGCAAGCGGCGGAGCAATAATTGGGAAGGATGGTAAAT
- the murC gene encoding UDP-N-acetylmuramate--L-alanine ligase, with translation MYTIDFNQPMHIHFIGIGGISMSGLAQILLKENFQVSGSDAKESALTKQLEEKGAVLYYGQRASNIDDSVDLVVYTAAIHPDNPEYAAAAERSIPMLSRAQLLGQIMKNYEIPIAVSGTHGKTTTTSMLSHILMQGDCDPTISVGGILPSIHGNIRVGNSGTFITEACEYTNSFLSFFPKISIILNMDADHLDFFKDIDDIRLSFRKFAELLPDDGTLIINSDTPEYETVTDGLSCRVITYGLNTNAEYTADAISYDTFGHPTFDCLRNGTRIGTFSLKVPGLHNVSNALASIAAAQLFELDCDTIQEGFSSFLGTDRRFQYKGEIGGVTVIDDYAHHPTEIEATLTSAKNYPHKKLWCVFQPHTYTRTKALLHEFARALTHADTVILCDIYAAREKNTIGITSKDLQACIQDLGTECLYFSTFDAIENFLLENCTHGDLLITMGAGDVVTIGEKLLGQ, from the coding sequence ATGTACACCATAGATTTCAATCAGCCTATGCACATCCATTTCATCGGCATTGGAGGCATCAGCATGAGCGGTCTCGCCCAGATTCTGCTGAAAGAAAACTTTCAGGTCTCCGGGTCCGACGCAAAGGAAAGTGCTTTGACAAAACAGCTGGAAGAAAAAGGTGCCGTCCTCTATTACGGACAACGCGCCTCCAACATTGATGATTCTGTGGACCTGGTGGTCTACACAGCCGCTATCCATCCGGATAACCCGGAATATGCAGCGGCTGCTGAAAGATCGATTCCCATGCTCTCACGCGCCCAGCTTCTGGGGCAGATCATGAAAAATTATGAAATACCGATCGCCGTATCCGGCACTCACGGAAAGACGACAACAACTTCCATGCTTTCTCATATACTGATGCAGGGCGACTGTGATCCGACAATATCCGTAGGAGGCATCCTTCCATCCATTCATGGAAATATCCGTGTCGGAAACTCCGGTACATTTATCACCGAGGCCTGCGAATATACGAACAGCTTTCTCAGCTTCTTCCCAAAGATCAGTATCATTCTGAACATGGACGCCGATCATCTGGATTTCTTTAAAGACATCGATGACATTCGACTTTCATTTCGGAAATTCGCAGAACTGCTGCCGGATGACGGCACATTGATTATCAACAGCGATACCCCCGAATACGAGACCGTCACAGACGGGCTTTCCTGCCGAGTCATCACATACGGCCTGAATACCAATGCCGAATACACGGCTGACGCCATCAGTTATGACACCTTTGGCCATCCCACCTTTGACTGCCTCAGAAACGGAACCAGAATCGGAACTTTTTCCCTGAAGGTTCCCGGTCTTCACAATGTTTCAAATGCGCTGGCGTCCATCGCGGCCGCGCAGCTTTTTGAACTTGACTGTGATACCATTCAGGAAGGTTTTTCCAGTTTTCTGGGAACTGACCGGAGATTTCAGTATAAAGGCGAAATCGGCGGTGTCACGGTCATTGACGACTACGCACACCATCCGACTGAAATAGAAGCCACCCTGACTTCTGCAAAAAACTATCCGCATAAAAAATTATGGTGTGTCTTCCAGCCGCATACCTATACCCGCACCAAGGCATTGCTGCATGAGTTTGCCAGGGCTCTGACACATGCGGATACTGTCATTCTCTGCGATATTTACGCGGCACGTGAGAAAAACACCATCGGCATCACCTCGAAAGATCTTCAGGCCTGTATTCAGGACCTGGGAACCGAGTGCCTGTACTTTTCAACTTTTGATGCTATTGAAAACTTTTTACTGGAAAATTGTACACACGGCGATTTGTTGATAACTATGGGGGCGGGAGATGTCGTCACCATCGGCGAAAAGCTGCTTGGTCAGTGA
- a CDS encoding DnaD domain protein — MNPLKIHNNCSEDVTIVSNYFLDLYMPKANGEFVKIYLYLLRMISSDDCSLTLSSIADTFDCTENDVERALRYWDKKEILRLTIGTANQITGLTLLPFTKQKGAGISAVSEKETAAYPQPEPASVPSAYSLTPDRVKELKKNEEVMQLLFIAEQYLGKTLSPTETTRILYFYEELHFSADLIEYLIEYCVSKGSKSIRYMEKVALAWAQSGISTVKMAKQETNTFSKHYFSVLKAFGITSRNPVESEIQMIDRWMKDYGFTTDIILEACARTINQTGKPSFQYADGILGAWHKNGVLSFSDIQEMDVRHKESRDRTAPRIQNKTPNKFNNFHQRDYNFSDLEKQLLKK; from the coding sequence ATGAATCCATTAAAAATACATAATAACTGTTCTGAGGATGTAACGATTGTATCAAATTACTTTCTGGATTTGTACATGCCAAAAGCAAATGGAGAGTTTGTAAAAATATATCTCTATCTGTTGAGGATGATTTCTTCTGACGACTGCTCACTCACATTATCATCCATCGCAGACACATTTGACTGTACAGAAAACGATGTAGAGCGTGCACTCCGTTACTGGGACAAGAAAGAAATTCTGCGTCTCACAATTGGTACTGCCAATCAGATTACCGGATTGACACTGCTGCCCTTTACCAAACAGAAGGGTGCCGGGATTTCAGCCGTTTCCGAAAAAGAAACCGCAGCTTATCCTCAGCCGGAGCCCGCATCGGTTCCGTCGGCCTATTCGCTGACACCTGACAGAGTAAAGGAACTGAAGAAGAACGAAGAAGTCATGCAGCTGCTATTCATTGCAGAACAGTATCTTGGAAAGACTTTATCCCCAACGGAGACGACGCGCATTTTATATTTCTATGAAGAACTGCATTTTTCTGCAGATCTGATCGAATATCTGATCGAATACTGCGTTTCCAAGGGCAGCAAAAGCATACGATACATGGAAAAGGTTGCGCTTGCATGGGCGCAGTCAGGGATATCTACGGTCAAAATGGCGAAGCAGGAGACAAATACCTTCAGCAAACACTATTTTTCTGTCCTGAAGGCATTCGGCATCACCAGCAGAAATCCTGTCGAATCAGAGATTCAGATGATCGACCGCTGGATGAAAGACTATGGTTTTACCACCGATATCATTCTGGAAGCATGTGCAAGGACGATCAATCAGACCGGTAAGCCAAGCTTTCAATATGCGGACGGTATACTGGGAGCATGGCATAAAAACGGCGTCCTCTCTTTCTCAGATATACAGGAAATGGATGTTCGCCACAAGGAATCCAGGGATCGGACTGCACCCAGGATTCAAAATAAAACCCCCAACAAATTCAATAATTTTCATCAGAGGGATTACAATTTCTCTGATCTCGAAAAACAGCTGCTGAAGAAGTAA
- a CDS encoding ATP-binding protein yields the protein MPLKNSQYDEIMRDYNRRQLQNKHILDEHINEAYGKIPRLEEIDREISRLSIQKARALLGAGETADFNLVRVIADLADERKHLLAAYGYPEDYLTIHYDCPLCRDTGYIGTEKCSCFKKAAVDLLYTQSNIKEILKKENFNTFSYDYYPETVISEATGLSALDTARLAVEKSLEFIRSFDQKFDNLFLYGDTGVGKTFLSHCIARELIDTAHCVIYFSAFDLFDLLAQNTFSRSEDSSELNEHIFDCDLLIIDDLGTELTNSFVASQLFLCINERLMREKSTLISTNLSLERFSEMYSERVFSRISSNYTMIKLIGNDIRIQKKLRGGNQ from the coding sequence GTGCCTCTGAAAAATTCACAATACGATGAAATCATGCGGGATTACAACCGCAGACAACTTCAAAATAAGCATATATTGGACGAGCACATCAATGAAGCATATGGAAAAATCCCCCGGCTCGAAGAGATTGACCGGGAAATTTCAAGACTGTCCATTCAAAAAGCAAGAGCACTTCTTGGAGCAGGCGAGACTGCCGATTTCAATCTGGTACGCGTGATCGCTGATCTGGCGGATGAAAGGAAACATCTTCTGGCTGCCTACGGTTACCCGGAAGATTATCTCACCATACACTATGATTGTCCGCTGTGCCGCGATACCGGATATATAGGAACTGAAAAATGCAGCTGTTTTAAAAAAGCCGCGGTTGACCTTTTGTATACCCAGTCCAATATCAAGGAAATACTAAAGAAAGAAAATTTTAATACCTTTTCCTACGACTACTATCCGGAAACGGTAATCAGTGAAGCAACCGGTCTATCGGCCCTTGACACAGCGCGTCTGGCCGTAGAAAAATCGCTTGAATTTATCCGCAGTTTTGACCAAAAATTCGACAATCTGTTTCTCTATGGAGATACGGGAGTGGGAAAGACTTTTCTTTCCCACTGTATTGCCAGAGAATTGATCGACACCGCACATTGTGTCATCTATTTCTCTGCGTTTGATTTGTTTGATCTGCTGGCTCAGAATACGTTTTCCCGCTCGGAAGACTCATCTGAATTAAACGAACATATTTTTGACTGTGACCTGCTGATTATCGATGATCTGGGAACCGAATTAACGAACAGTTTTGTGGCATCTCAGCTGTTCCTGTGCATTAATGAGCGGTTGATGCGTGAGAAATCCACGCTGATCTCTACCAATCTGTCACTGGAACGGTTTTCGGAAATGTATTCGGAACGCGTTTTTTCCCGGATTTCCAGCAACTACACTATGATCAAACTGATAGGAAATGATATTCGTATTCAAAAAAAACTGCGAGGAGGAAATCAGTAA